One Maribacter cobaltidurans genomic window carries:
- a CDS encoding sterol desaturase family protein, giving the protein MKTLLWILIFFGTFSFMEFMAWFTHKYIMHGFLWSLHRDHHHKDHDSWFERNDAFFIFYAIVSMSLFYSGANGFWYGWPLGFGILAYGIAYFLVHDIFIHQRFKLFRNANNWYARGVRRAHKIHHKHLGKEDGECFGMLLVPFKYFKKAK; this is encoded by the coding sequence CTTTCTCATTTATGGAATTTATGGCGTGGTTTACGCATAAATATATAATGCATGGCTTTTTGTGGTCGCTACATAGAGATCACCATCATAAAGACCATGATTCCTGGTTTGAAAGAAATGATGCATTTTTCATTTTCTATGCCATTGTGAGTATGTCGTTATTTTATTCCGGGGCAAATGGCTTTTGGTACGGATGGCCACTTGGGTTTGGTATTTTGGCTTACGGCATAGCTTATTTTTTGGTTCATGACATTTTTATCCACCAAAGATTCAAACTCTTTAGAAATGCCAACAATTGGTATGCAAGGGGTGTAAGACGTGCCCATAAAATCCATCACAAGCATTTAGGCAAAGAAGATGGGGAATGCTTTGGGATGTTATTGGTTCCCTTTAAATATTTTAAAAAAGCCAAATAA
- a CDS encoding TlpA family protein disulfide reductase, translating into MKTPDNVREFFSFEYHIFKMKRQTFFTLLIIALVLSFFVTPLGDYSKILLNRWLATSPTIISPEKRGKIADYDWKLKDDNWKFFNFDEAKGKVVFISFWTSWHLPSQAQLKDIQDLYERYKGRVEFYIITNEERAPVELFMEKHGYTFPVTYQIIGEKSPISILKPPGSYILDKNGYVVVHQNAVADWDNSKVNELLEQLLQD; encoded by the coding sequence ATGAAAACTCCCGATAATGTTCGGGAGTTTTTTAGTTTTGAGTACCACATTTTTAAAATGAAAAGACAGACCTTTTTTACCCTTTTAATTATAGCACTTGTATTATCCTTTTTTGTGACACCTTTGGGAGACTACAGTAAGATTCTTTTAAATAGATGGCTGGCAACGTCCCCTACAATCATCAGCCCGGAAAAAAGAGGTAAAATTGCTGATTATGACTGGAAATTAAAGGATGATAATTGGAAATTTTTCAATTTCGACGAGGCCAAGGGCAAAGTAGTTTTTATTTCATTCTGGACTTCATGGCACCTACCTTCCCAGGCCCAGCTAAAGGATATTCAGGACTTATATGAAAGATATAAGGGTAGGGTTGAATTTTATATCATTACCAACGAGGAAAGAGCCCCTGTTGAATTGTTTATGGAAAAACACGGATATACTTTTCCGGTCACTTATCAAATAATAGGGGAGAAGAGTCCGATAAGCATTTTAAAACCGCCCGGGTCCTATATCTTGGATAAAAACGGATATGTGGTCGTTCATCAAAATGCCGTGGCAGATTGGGACAATAGCAAGGTTAATGAGCTTTTGGAGCAACTACTCCAGGATTAA
- a CDS encoding aconitate hydratase, with the protein MAFDIDMIKGVYANMAERVDKARDLVGKPLTLSEKILYAHLWDGSPSKAFVRGKDYVDFAPDRIACQDATAQMALLQFMQAGKPKVAVPTTVHCDHLIQAKSGAAADLKSANSSSAEVFDFLESVSNKYGIGFWKPGAGIIHQVVLENYAFPGGMMIGTDSHTVNAGGLGMVAIGVGGADAVDVMAGMAWELKFPKLIGVRLTGEISGWTAPKDVILKVAEILTVKGGTGAIVEYFGPGAKALSCTGKGTICNMGAEIGATTSTFGYDESMERYLRATDRADVADAANQVKEYLTADDEVYANPEQYFDQVIDIDLSKLNPLLNGPFTPDLSTPVGKEMTKKATDNDWPMQVEWGLIGSCTNSSYEDLSRASSIAQQALDKNLKTKAEFGINPGSEQVRYTAERDGILGIFEKLDAKIFTNACGPCIGQWARYNDPKNAPKNSIVHSFNRNFAKRADGNPNTHAFVASPEITAAIAIAGRLDFNPMTDTLINEEGQEVRFDEPTGWELPPKGFEVEDAGYLAPREDGSDVKVVVAPDSERLQLLEPFEPITNEELQGVKLLIKAYGKCTTDHISMAGPWLRFRGHLDNIANNTLIGAVNAFNKKTNLVKNQLTGEYEGVPDTQRAYKAKGIKSIVVGDHNYGEGSSREHAAMQPRHLGVAAVLVKSFARIHETNLKKQGMLGLTFANENDYDLIQEDDTFNFVDIADFAPDKPLTIEVVHADGSKDTIKANHTYNAAQIGWFREGSALNVIKRQNAS; encoded by the coding sequence ATGGCATTTGATATTGATATGATTAAAGGGGTGTACGCCAATATGGCGGAACGCGTGGATAAGGCTCGCGACCTAGTGGGCAAACCACTGACCCTTTCGGAGAAGATTTTATACGCTCACTTATGGGACGGTAGTCCGTCCAAAGCCTTTGTTAGAGGTAAGGATTATGTTGATTTTGCTCCAGATCGTATTGCTTGTCAGGATGCAACGGCCCAAATGGCATTGTTACAATTTATGCAGGCCGGAAAACCGAAGGTTGCGGTACCAACCACTGTCCATTGTGATCACTTGATTCAGGCCAAGAGCGGGGCAGCGGCAGATTTAAAGTCGGCCAACTCGTCCAGTGCCGAAGTTTTTGATTTTTTGGAATCCGTTTCAAATAAATATGGAATAGGTTTTTGGAAACCAGGTGCTGGAATCATCCACCAAGTGGTATTGGAAAATTATGCTTTCCCAGGTGGAATGATGATAGGAACAGATTCCCATACGGTGAATGCCGGTGGACTCGGAATGGTGGCCATTGGCGTTGGTGGTGCGGATGCCGTGGATGTCATGGCTGGAATGGCTTGGGAACTTAAATTCCCAAAATTAATTGGAGTAAGATTGACCGGTGAGATTTCCGGTTGGACGGCCCCGAAGGATGTCATCCTTAAAGTAGCGGAAATTTTGACCGTTAAGGGAGGTACAGGAGCCATAGTTGAATATTTTGGACCTGGTGCAAAAGCACTTTCCTGTACAGGTAAAGGGACTATTTGTAATATGGGTGCGGAAATTGGCGCTACTACGTCCACCTTTGGTTATGATGAGTCCATGGAAAGATATTTAAGGGCTACGGATAGGGCAGATGTTGCCGATGCGGCAAACCAAGTAAAAGAGTACCTAACGGCTGATGACGAGGTTTATGCCAATCCGGAACAGTATTTTGATCAAGTTATCGATATAGACCTTTCCAAACTAAATCCATTATTGAACGGTCCCTTCACTCCGGATCTTTCCACTCCTGTTGGTAAGGAAATGACCAAGAAGGCAACCGATAACGATTGGCCAATGCAAGTTGAATGGGGACTAATAGGTTCCTGTACCAACTCTTCCTATGAGGATCTGTCCAGGGCTTCGTCCATTGCTCAACAAGCTTTGGATAAGAATCTAAAGACAAAAGCGGAGTTTGGTATAAATCCAGGTTCAGAGCAGGTACGTTATACCGCAGAACGTGATGGTATCCTAGGAATATTCGAGAAATTGGATGCCAAGATTTTTACGAATGCCTGTGGACCTTGTATAGGGCAATGGGCTCGTTACAATGATCCCAAAAACGCTCCTAAAAATAGTATCGTACACTCTTTCAATAGAAACTTTGCAAAGCGGGCGGACGGGAACCCAAATACCCACGCTTTCGTTGCATCACCTGAAATTACTGCGGCCATTGCAATAGCGGGTAGATTGGATTTCAACCCAATGACGGATACGTTGATTAATGAGGAAGGCCAAGAAGTAAGATTTGATGAACCTACTGGATGGGAATTGCCACCTAAGGGATTCGAAGTTGAGGATGCCGGTTATTTGGCACCAAGGGAAGACGGTTCCGATGTAAAGGTTGTCGTAGCTCCAGACTCGGAAAGGTTACAATTATTGGAGCCTTTTGAGCCAATTACCAATGAGGAACTGCAAGGGGTTAAATTATTGATCAAAGCCTATGGTAAATGTACCACGGACCATATCTCCATGGCAGGGCCATGGTTGCGTTTTAGAGGTCATTTGGACAATATTGCGAATAATACGCTTATTGGTGCAGTTAATGCATTTAATAAGAAAACCAATTTGGTCAAAAATCAGTTGACCGGTGAATATGAAGGTGTTCCGGATACACAAAGAGCGTATAAGGCCAAAGGGATAAAGTCAATAGTTGTGGGAGATCATAACTATGGCGAAGGTTCCTCTAGGGAACATGCAGCCATGCAGCCAAGACATCTTGGAGTGGCAGCGGTTTTGGTTAAATCCTTTGCGCGTATCCATGAGACAAACTTGAAAAAACAAGGAATGTTGGGATTGACATTTGCCAATGAGAACGATTATGATTTAATTCAAGAGGACGATACATTCAATTTTGTGGATATTGCAGATTTTGCTCCGGACAAACCTTTGACCATTGAAGTGGTTCATGCCGATGGTTCCAAGGATACCATTAAGGCAAACCATACCTATAATGCTGCACAAATTGGTTGGTTTAGGGAAGGTTCTGCACTGAATGTTATTAAGAGGCAGAATGCATCTTAA
- a CDS encoding AAA family ATPase: MSDVAAVKLLVKKHASLKKEIAKVIVGQEEVIDQILLSIYTGGHSLLIGVPGLAKTLMVNTIAQALGLDFKRIQFTPDLMPSDILGSEVLDQNRNFKFIKGPIFSNIILADEINRTPPKTQAALLEAMQERAVTIAGHQYKLDLPYFVLATQNPIEQEGTYPLPEAQLDRFMFAIELKYPSIEEEIMVVKNTTTTSKYHVEPQFNADQILEVQELVRRIPVPDNVVEYAVRLVNKTRPNLESASDYVKQYVDWGAGPRASQNLILAAKANAAINGKFSPDIEDVQKVAYGILKHRVIKNYKAEAEGISEEDIVTKLL; this comes from the coding sequence ATGTCAGATGTTGCTGCCGTAAAATTATTGGTAAAAAAACACGCTTCTTTAAAAAAGGAAATTGCCAAGGTAATCGTTGGTCAGGAAGAAGTAATAGACCAAATATTGCTATCTATTTACACAGGGGGGCATTCTTTGTTGATTGGGGTCCCAGGGCTGGCCAAAACCTTAATGGTCAATACCATAGCACAGGCATTGGGATTGGACTTTAAGCGTATACAGTTTACGCCCGATCTTATGCCCAGTGATATTTTGGGGAGCGAGGTCCTGGATCAAAACAGAAATTTTAAGTTCATCAAGGGGCCTATTTTTTCCAATATTATTTTAGCCGATGAAATCAATAGAACCCCACCAAAGACCCAGGCCGCACTTTTAGAGGCCATGCAGGAAAGAGCGGTGACCATAGCGGGACATCAATACAAATTAGACTTGCCCTATTTTGTTCTCGCCACACAGAACCCCATAGAACAAGAAGGTACATATCCCTTGCCCGAAGCCCAATTGGATCGTTTTATGTTTGCCATAGAACTAAAGTATCCAAGTATAGAGGAGGAGATAATGGTCGTAAAAAATACCACGACCACTTCCAAATATCATGTGGAACCACAATTCAATGCCGATCAGATTTTAGAAGTCCAAGAGTTGGTAAGAAGAATCCCGGTTCCCGATAATGTGGTGGAGTACGCCGTGAGACTGGTCAATAAGACTAGGCCAAATTTGGAATCTGCATCGGATTATGTAAAACAATATGTGGATTGGGGAGCAGGTCCAAGAGCCTCGCAAAACCTTATTTTGGCCGCTAAGGCGAACGCCGCCATAAACGGAAAATTTTCACCCGATATTGAGGACGTTCAAAAGGTGGCCTATGGAATACTCAAGCATAGGGTCATAAAAAACTACAAGGCGGAAGCCGAGGGTATATCGGAAGAGGATATAGTGACAAAATTATTGTAG
- a CDS encoding peptidylprolyl isomerase, giving the protein MTMNKLTSTLLASMFCVGLMAQETTSEDASEDTAMKESPMKKDSTNFKKVKLDGIAAVVGDYVILDSDIEKTLIDLKSQGASTEDITHCGLLGKLMEDRLYAHQAVQDSILVSDDEVNATGERQLQSLVQQIGSMEKVLKYYKKEDEQSFREELYKINKLRMLSEKMQQDIISEIEITPEEVRQFYNKIPENERPVFGAELEIAQIVKAPEPSKEEKQKVIDKLNEIKADIEDNDASFSVKAILYSQDPGSKTKGGLYTSITKESGFYKEWKDVAFSLKEGEVSDPVETPVGFHILYIDKIRGQERDVRHILLQPEISQDALDEAKRELDSIRQKVIDGQFTFAEAALNFSDEKETKFDGGLLRNPQDFSSRFELTKMDPTLYNQVRDLKDDEISYPILEADPRGGTSKYKILKVTNRFDEHVADFAKDYTKIQQLALTEKQYNAIKEWMEDHIEDTYISVGDANRDCDFANNWVKN; this is encoded by the coding sequence ATGACAATGAATAAATTAACGTCAACCCTTTTGGCAAGTATGTTTTGTGTCGGTCTGATGGCTCAGGAAACAACTTCAGAAGATGCTTCCGAAGACACGGCAATGAAGGAATCTCCAATGAAAAAGGATTCCACAAATTTTAAAAAAGTAAAGCTGGATGGTATAGCCGCCGTAGTTGGCGATTATGTTATTCTGGATTCCGATATTGAAAAAACATTGATCGATCTAAAAAGTCAAGGGGCTTCCACGGAGGACATCACCCATTGCGGTCTTTTAGGCAAACTGATGGAAGATAGGCTATATGCCCATCAAGCGGTTCAGGATAGTATTTTGGTTTCTGACGATGAGGTGAATGCCACCGGAGAGCGCCAGTTACAATCCTTGGTACAGCAAATAGGTTCTATGGAAAAAGTCCTGAAGTACTATAAAAAGGAGGATGAACAAAGTTTTAGGGAGGAACTATACAAAATCAATAAACTTAGAATGTTATCCGAAAAAATGCAGCAGGACATCATTTCTGAAATTGAGATTACCCCAGAGGAAGTTCGTCAATTTTACAATAAGATACCTGAGAATGAAAGACCGGTCTTTGGTGCCGAACTGGAAATTGCTCAAATTGTAAAGGCTCCAGAACCTTCAAAGGAGGAAAAGCAAAAGGTTATAGATAAGCTTAATGAAATTAAGGCGGATATAGAGGATAATGATGCCAGCTTTAGTGTTAAAGCTATTCTATATTCACAGGATCCAGGGTCAAAGACAAAAGGTGGATTATACACTTCTATTACCAAAGAATCAGGTTTTTATAAGGAGTGGAAGGATGTGGCATTCAGTTTAAAAGAGGGAGAAGTATCGGATCCTGTTGAGACCCCTGTTGGGTTTCATATTCTTTATATTGACAAAATCAGGGGTCAAGAGCGCGATGTACGCCATATCTTGCTGCAACCTGAAATTTCCCAAGATGCATTGGACGAAGCCAAACGGGAATTGGACAGTATCCGTCAGAAAGTTATTGATGGACAATTTACCTTTGCCGAAGCGGCACTTAATTTTTCGGATGAAAAGGAAACAAAGTTTGATGGCGGATTGCTTAGAAATCCACAAGATTTTAGTTCACGTTTTGAGTTGACAAAAATGGACCCTACCCTATATAATCAGGTAAGGGATTTAAAGGACGACGAAATCTCGTATCCAATTTTAGAGGCGGATCCAAGGGGCGGAACTTCAAAATATAAAATTCTTAAGGTGACCAATCGTTTTGACGAACATGTGGCGGATTTTGCTAAGGACTACACCAAAATCCAACAACTTGCCCTTACAGAAAAGCAATATAATGCTATAAAGGAGTGGATGGAAGACCACATTGAGGACACTTATATTAGCGTAGGCGATGCCAACAGGGATTGTGATTTTGCTAATAACTGGGTAAAGAATTAA
- a CDS encoding peptidyl-prolyl cis-trans isomerase gives MGIGIFSTLFSCDTYFNKKVEKEPLARVGEDFLYKEDVAPFIKESMSKEDSASFVTNYINNWASKQLLLSKSKINLPEEKLAEFDALVNTYRTDLYTRAYQEALVAQGTDSLITDAQLEQFYDQQQENFRLKERIVRIRFVQLPLNFLNQDEVEKRLRSFNEEDLVYLDSIGVQFKKLNFNDSIWVSSSRIFEEIPPITFDNQDRYLKNSQFFELQDSIGVYLGKIEEVKDVNDIAPLSYIAPTIKQVLLSRRKIDYLRKLETEIIDEAIREKEFEVYNDNE, from the coding sequence ATGGGGATAGGAATTTTTTCTACCCTGTTTTCATGTGACACCTATTTTAATAAAAAGGTAGAGAAGGAGCCTTTGGCGAGAGTGGGCGAGGATTTTTTATATAAGGAGGATGTAGCACCATTTATCAAAGAAAGCATGTCTAAAGAAGATAGTGCATCCTTTGTTACCAATTATATCAATAATTGGGCTTCCAAACAACTATTACTTTCCAAGTCCAAAATTAATCTACCGGAGGAAAAACTTGCGGAATTTGATGCTTTGGTCAATACCTACAGAACGGATTTGTATACTAGGGCCTACCAGGAAGCTTTGGTCGCCCAAGGCACGGACTCCTTGATAACGGATGCACAATTGGAGCAATTTTACGACCAGCAACAGGAAAATTTTAGGTTAAAGGAAAGAATAGTTCGTATTCGTTTTGTGCAGTTGCCCCTGAATTTTTTGAACCAGGACGAAGTTGAAAAACGTTTAAGAAGCTTTAACGAGGAGGACCTGGTTTACTTGGACTCAATAGGGGTGCAATTCAAAAAATTGAATTTTAATGATTCCATATGGGTGAGTTCTTCCAGAATTTTTGAGGAAATACCCCCCATAACCTTTGATAATCAGGATAGATACTTAAAAAATTCACAATTTTTTGAATTGCAGGATTCAATAGGGGTATATTTGGGCAAAATAGAAGAGGTAAAGGATGTCAATGATATTGCTCCACTTTCATATATAGCGCCTACCATTAAGCAAGTTTTATTAAGTCGCAGAAAAATTGACTACCTGCGTAAACTAGAAACTGAAATCATAGATGAAGCAATTAGAGAAAAAGAATTTGAGGTTTACAATGACAATGAATAA